The Sulfurimonas sp. genome contains a region encoding:
- a CDS encoding type II secretion system protein, translated as MKKAFTMLEFVFVIVVIGILAAVVIPRTGSNRLQEAAIQVVSHIRYTQHLAMVDDKYDANDNTWYEKRWQIRFPHTTIAGETIHYYEVFRDENKQGNSNANEEAIDPLTRKTLGDGVTAVGSIPKDAVTNLTKKFGIDAVNGTCVIGGAYKTIAFDYLGRPYLDVYTGAYSNPVPYNNGGCTIILGSQTEGSVTIKIHPETGYACILNSAGTGCI; from the coding sequence ATGAAAAAAGCTTTTACCATGTTGGAATTTGTATTTGTAATCGTTGTAATCGGGATTTTAGCCGCAGTCGTAATTCCAAGAACAGGATCAAACAGATTGCAAGAAGCCGCAATTCAAGTAGTCTCACATATAAGGTATACACAGCATTTGGCTATGGTTGATGATAAATATGATGCAAATGACAATACTTGGTATGAGAAACGCTGGCAAATTCGTTTTCCACATACAACTATCGCTGGTGAAACAATTCACTATTATGAAGTGTTTAGAGATGAAAATAAACAAGGGAATTCCAATGCGAATGAAGAGGCTATTGATCCATTGACAAGAAAAACTTTGGGAGATGGGGTGACAGCTGTAGGATCCATACCTAAAGATGCTGTGACTAATTTAACAAAAAAATTTGGAATTGATGCAGTAAATGGAACATGTGTTATCGGCGGTGCGTACAAAACTATAGCATTTGATTATTTAGGACGCCCGTATCTAGATGTTTATACGGGAGCATATTCCAATCCAGTACCATATAATAATGGCGGCTGTACCATAATATTGGGGAGTCAGACAGAAGGTAGTGTTACAATAAAAATTCACCCTGAAACAGGGTATGCTTGTATATTAAATAGTGCGGGAACAGGATGTATTTAA
- a CDS encoding citrate/2-methylcitrate synthase, which produces MSQLFTRDTQAIFWNNNTTAIQRMLDYDYTIKRAKPSVAGIVAPTSNSKFDKFFYGPDEIMIPLYKNTAEAKAAQPQADALLNFASFRTAYDVTMEALEMGGFSSIMVTAEGIPERLARKMNATARAKNVTVIGPATVGAIAPGAFKIANIGGTIENIVQSKLHRAGSCGLVTRSGGLFNELSNIIAINADGIAEGVAIGGDRFVGSVFIDNLLRMQENPEVKYMLLLGEVGGTEEYKVIEAVKDGRITKPIIAWCIGTIAKYYDSGVQFGHAGASANGDMETAEAKNRAMKEVGIRVPASFNDLPEIISAVYHELHAEGIVKDIAEPSMNTCPKVRKSKEFICTISDDRGDEATYAGFPISSLATPDTGKGIGDVVSLLWFKKQYPKWATDFIETVIKTVADHGPAVSGAHNAKVTARAGKSVVESLVTGLLTIGPRFGGAIDDAAKYFKYANDNGMNPAEFLNHMKKEGVPIPGIGHRIKSLKNPDLRVEGLKKYAAKCFPATPLLDYALTVEQLTTSKKENLILNVDGTIGILMVDMWRALGYTEEEINEFITSGTLNAFFIVGRSIGFIGHVLDEKRLAMPMYRHPMDDILYDVQVAEKI; this is translated from the coding sequence ATGTCACAATTATTTACTAGAGACACACAAGCAATTTTTTGGAATAACAACACAACGGCTATTCAAAGAATGTTGGATTATGACTATACGATAAAAAGAGCAAAACCTTCAGTAGCGGGTATTGTTGCTCCTACAAGCAATAGCAAATTTGATAAGTTTTTTTATGGTCCTGATGAAATTATGATTCCGTTATATAAAAATACTGCAGAAGCAAAAGCTGCACAGCCGCAAGCTGATGCACTTTTAAACTTTGCATCATTTAGAACTGCATATGATGTAACTATGGAAGCATTGGAAATGGGCGGTTTTAGTTCTATTATGGTTACTGCCGAGGGTATCCCTGAGAGACTGGCTAGAAAGATGAACGCAACGGCTAGAGCAAAAAATGTAACCGTAATCGGACCTGCAACTGTCGGTGCTATTGCACCTGGAGCTTTTAAAATTGCAAACATAGGCGGAACGATTGAAAATATTGTTCAGTCTAAGCTTCACCGTGCAGGTTCATGCGGTCTTGTAACTCGTTCGGGCGGTCTTTTCAATGAGCTGTCAAACATAATTGCAATAAATGCTGACGGTATCGCTGAGGGTGTTGCAATCGGTGGAGATAGATTTGTCGGTTCGGTATTTATTGACAACTTACTTAGAATGCAAGAAAATCCTGAAGTAAAATATATGTTGCTTCTAGGAGAAGTAGGCGGTACTGAAGAGTATAAAGTAATCGAAGCTGTAAAAGACGGCAGAATTACTAAGCCGATTATTGCATGGTGTATCGGTACAATTGCCAAGTATTATGACAGCGGTGTACAATTCGGTCATGCAGGAGCATCTGCAAACGGCGATATGGAAACGGCTGAAGCTAAAAACAGAGCTATGAAAGAGGTAGGTATTCGTGTTCCTGCATCGTTCAATGATTTACCTGAAATAATTAGTGCGGTTTACCATGAACTTCATGCTGAGGGTATAGTTAAAGATATTGCTGAACCTTCTATGAATACATGTCCAAAAGTTAGAAAATCTAAAGAGTTTATCTGTACGATTTCTGATGATAGAGGTGATGAGGCTACTTATGCAGGTTTCCCAATCTCTTCTCTTGCAACTCCGGATACAGGCAAAGGAATCGGTGATGTTGTTTCACTGTTATGGTTCAAAAAACAGTATCCAAAATGGGCTACTGATTTCATCGAGACTGTAATTAAAACTGTTGCAGACCATGGTCCGGCGGTTTCAGGTGCTCACAATGCAAAAGTAACGGCAAGAGCGGGTAAAAGCGTTGTTGAGTCACTGGTAACGGGATTGCTTACAATCGGTCCAAGATTTGGCGGTGCTATTGATGATGCTGCTAAATATTTTAAATATGCAAACGATAACGGTATGAATCCGGCAGAGTTCTTAAATCATATGAAAAAAGAGGGTGTTCCGATTCCGGGAATCGGGCATAGAATTAAATCTCTTAAAAATCCTGATTTACGCGTAGAAGGGCTTAAGAAGTATGCTGCTAAATGTTTTCCTGCAACACCGCTTCTTGATTACGCACTGACTGTTGAGCAATTAACTACATCTAAAAAAGAGAATCTAATTCTTAATGTTGATGGAACAATCGGTATTTTAATGGTCGATATGTGGAGAGCGCTCGGTTATACGGAAGAAGAGATAAATGAGTTTATCACTTCAGGAACTCTAAACGCATTCTTTATCGTTGGAAGAAGCATAGGCTTTATCGGTCATGTACTTGATGAAAAAAGACTTGCTATGCCGATGTATAGACATCCGATGGATGATATATTATATGATGTTCAAGTAGCAGAAAAAATATAA
- a CDS encoding ATP citrate lyase citrate-binding domain-containing protein, with product MAQKAIREFDAKSILAKHWDKYFPNFTYAYETVMVQNGTELTNAAKEKTWLSKKTLVAKPDMLFGKRGKNGLVLFKDSKPGDVSLAKASSWIDEKSSSKQSVYFSFEGDTPHGEAKVDMLTHFIVEPFTPHSQEEEYYISATCVGDNDVLYMSAEGGMEVEENWDKVVEVAFPITATEEEIAEKIKKSIPKDVAAKDKDAFAEFAIGFFKAYRELNFAYLEINPFVLQGKKIELLDMVAKLDDTAGFMMRDEWGDVDYPTSFGMEEKSPEVLAIEDADSKSGASLKLTILKPEARIWTMVAGGGASVVYADTIADLAGIEDLANYGEYSGGPTTSETKFYAETILDLMTRSKDAKGRDKVLIIGGAIANFTDVAKTFTGIIQAFDNYADKMKEVGIKIYVRRGGPNYEKGLKDIKEAADRLGLYIEVYGPETHVTDIVRMALTK from the coding sequence ATGGCTCAAAAAGCGATTAGAGAATTTGACGCAAAGTCAATTTTGGCTAAGCATTGGGATAAATATTTTCCAAACTTTACTTATGCATATGAAACGGTTATGGTTCAAAATGGAACAGAACTAACAAATGCTGCAAAAGAAAAAACTTGGTTAAGCAAGAAAACATTAGTTGCTAAACCGGATATGTTATTTGGTAAAAGAGGAAAAAACGGTTTAGTTTTATTTAAAGATTCTAAGCCGGGTGATGTATCTTTAGCAAAAGCGTCATCTTGGATTGATGAAAAATCAAGTTCAAAACAATCAGTTTACTTCTCATTTGAAGGCGATACGCCGCATGGTGAAGCAAAAGTTGATATGCTGACTCACTTTATCGTTGAGCCGTTTACTCCACACTCTCAAGAAGAAGAATACTATATTTCTGCTACTTGTGTCGGTGACAACGATGTTCTATATATGTCTGCAGAGGGCGGTATGGAAGTTGAAGAAAATTGGGATAAAGTAGTAGAAGTTGCATTTCCTATTACGGCAACAGAAGAAGAGATTGCAGAAAAAATCAAAAAAAGTATCCCAAAAGATGTAGCTGCCAAAGACAAAGATGCATTTGCAGAGTTTGCAATAGGATTTTTTAAAGCATACAGAGAATTAAACTTTGCATATCTTGAAATCAATCCATTTGTTTTACAAGGCAAGAAAATTGAACTTTTAGATATGGTGGCAAAACTTGACGATACGGCAGGTTTTATGATGAGAGACGAGTGGGGTGATGTAGATTATCCGACTTCTTTCGGTATGGAAGAAAAATCTCCTGAAGTTTTAGCTATCGAAGATGCAGACAGCAAATCAGGTGCTTCACTAAAACTAACTATCCTTAAACCGGAAGCTAGAATCTGGACGATGGTTGCAGGCGGCGGTGCTTCTGTTGTTTATGCCGACACTATTGCTGATTTAGCAGGTATCGAAGATCTTGCTAACTATGGCGAGTATTCAGGCGGACCGACTACAAGCGAGACAAAATTTTATGCTGAAACTATTTTAGATCTTATGACAAGAAGTAAAGATGCTAAAGGCAGAGATAAAGTTTTAATCATCGGTGGAGCTATTGCTAACTTTACGGATGTTGCAAAAACATTTACGGGTATTATTCAAGCGTTTGACAATTATGCCGATAAAATGAAAGAAGTCGGTATAAAAATTTATGTTAGACGCGGTGGACCAAATTATGAAAAAGGTCTAAAAGATATTAAAGAAGCTGCTGATAGACTTGGTCTTTATATAGAAGTTTACGGACCGGAAACACATGTTACCGACATCGTGCGTATGGCACTAACAAAGTAA
- a CDS encoding aminodeoxychorismate/anthranilate synthase component II: MILMIDNYDSFTYNIVQYCRELGADLKIIRNDEMSVEEIEALKPEKIIISPGPATPDDAGVTLEVIKHFKDKVPILGICLGHQSIAQAFGAKVIRAKNMMHGKTSTMKRTKECALFNDIPKEFIATRYHSLIVDKESLPDAVEPTAYSSDDDEIMALKIKDKEIYGVQFHPESIMSQYGHEMIGNFLKI; encoded by the coding sequence ATGATTTTAATGATTGATAATTATGACAGTTTTACTTATAACATTGTCCAGTATTGCAGAGAGCTTGGGGCTGACCTTAAAATTATTAGAAATGATGAGATGAGTGTTGAAGAGATAGAGGCGTTAAAGCCTGAAAAAATCATTATTTCACCCGGTCCGGCAACTCCCGATGATGCAGGAGTTACTTTAGAAGTGATAAAACACTTTAAAGATAAAGTACCGATTCTAGGGATATGTTTGGGGCATCAAAGCATTGCACAGGCGTTTGGCGCAAAAGTTATTCGAGCTAAAAATATGATGCACGGCAAAACTTCTACTATGAAGCGAACAAAAGAGTGTGCTCTGTTTAACGATATTCCAAAAGAGTTTATTGCAACAAGGTATCACTCTTTGATTGTAGATAAAGAGTCCCTTCCTGACGCAGTAGAGCCGACTGCATATAGCAGCGATGATGATGAAATAATGGCTTTAAAAATTAAAGACAAAGAGATTTACGGTGTTCAATTCCATCCGGAATCGATTATGAGTCAGTACGGGCATGAGATGATTGGAAATTTTTTAAAAATATGA
- a CDS encoding Calx-beta domain-containing protein — MNNAGNLNGIVKISSNGYYGTGTLLYGGMAVLTAAHLFLNENSSANIIFETSEGRTTIVSDDIQIMPLYETFNDNNDLAIVWLADAAPSDAQRYELYRDNDEIGSKFIAVGYGHAGIGSVGETNSEASDILRLQVTNKFELQASVLKDTLRSAMSWEPQNDTILVADFDDGTYAHDAFDLLIGESDLGYGENEGMIASGDSGGPALIDGLLAGVASYIASLHNYTSNPDINTNTDSSFGEVGFWHRVSSYQQWIDQSLREHYINSPHTPQEVEKEVAEGAAGTISVNYFLVEVVGMRSNPDEWLSVKYTTRDGSAISQEDYIHASGTLIIYPNENYAVIPVEIIGDNTAEADEIFYLDIFDPIGASFGNNQTILTAQRTILNDDGFFFHN; from the coding sequence GTGAATAATGCTGGTAATTTAAATGGGATTGTGAAAATATCATCTAATGGCTATTATGGTACAGGAACATTACTATATGGCGGCATGGCTGTTTTAACAGCTGCGCATCTTTTTTTAAATGAAAATTCATCAGCAAATATAATTTTTGAAACATCAGAAGGAAGAACAACAATCGTATCTGATGATATACAAATTATGCCTCTATATGAAACTTTTAATGACAACAATGATTTAGCTATTGTTTGGCTTGCTGATGCTGCACCGTCTGACGCACAAAGATACGAACTTTATAGAGATAATGATGAGATTGGTAGTAAATTTATTGCTGTTGGCTATGGTCATGCAGGAATTGGTTCCGTAGGAGAAACTAATTCAGAAGCTTCTGATATTTTACGATTACAAGTAACAAATAAGTTTGAACTACAAGCAAGTGTTTTAAAAGATACACTTCGAAGTGCTATGAGCTGGGAACCCCAAAACGACACTATTTTAGTAGCAGATTTTGATGATGGAACTTATGCTCATGATGCCTTTGATTTGCTCATTGGCGAATCTGATTTGGGATATGGCGAAAATGAGGGGATGATTGCATCAGGAGACAGTGGAGGTCCTGCCTTGATTGATGGTTTGCTAGCCGGTGTTGCTAGTTATATCGCTAGTTTGCATAACTATACCTCAAATCCAGACATTAATACAAACACTGATAGTAGCTTTGGTGAAGTTGGTTTTTGGCATCGAGTAAGTAGCTATCAGCAATGGATAGACCAAAGTTTACGCGAACATTACATAAATAGCCCACATACTCCTCAAGAAGTTGAAAAAGAGGTTGCAGAAGGTGCAGCTGGAACTATAAGTGTTAATTATTTTTTGGTAGAGGTTGTTGGCATGCGCAGCAATCCGGATGAGTGGTTAAGTGTCAAATACACAACTAGAGACGGTAGCGCAATTTCACAAGAAGACTATATTCACGCAAGTGGAACTCTTATAATATACCCTAATGAAAATTATGCAGTAATCCCAGTTGAAATTATAGGGGACAATACCGCGGAAGCAGATGAGATATTTTATCTTGATATTTTTGATCCTATCGGAGCTAGCTTTGGCAACAACCAAACGATACTTACAGCCCAAAGAACTATTTTAAATGATGATGGGTTTTTTTTTCATAATTAA
- a CDS encoding transposase, translated as MPRKERLTEAGLYHIINRGVERRDIYKEPEDYEFFLDLMLKCSKGYEITVHSFCLMTNHYHLLLETKQPNLSKAIQFINDKYAKYFNKKYTRSGHLWQGRYKSYPLFDDAHFWIVAKYIERNPIKANMVKQVEFYKYQSFFQWKYKHNYFELLNNSMIFEMTYDEYADYVSSEMDIDAIDIVYKSPKLIIKDDKLKVLKKRLGTFFDFDRDINRNENIKKAFEYGYTKTEIADFLNFSIKTINAALEKLR; from the coding sequence ATGCCAAGAAAAGAACGATTAACCGAAGCGGGACTTTATCATATTATAAATCGCGGAGTAGAGCGGAGAGACATCTATAAGGAGCCAGAAGATTACGAATTCTTTTTAGACCTTATGCTTAAGTGTTCAAAAGGTTACGAAATAACAGTTCATTCATTTTGTCTTATGACAAACCACTATCATCTTCTTTTAGAAACTAAACAACCAAACCTATCAAAAGCTATACAATTCATCAACGATAAATATGCAAAATATTTCAATAAAAAGTACACAAGAAGCGGACATCTCTGGCAGGGCAGGTACAAGTCTTATCCTCTTTTTGACGATGCCCATTTTTGGATAGTAGCGAAGTATATAGAACGCAACCCCATAAAAGCAAATATGGTAAAACAAGTAGAGTTCTACAAATATCAATCATTTTTTCAGTGGAAATATAAACATAACTACTTTGAACTTCTAAACAACTCTATGATTTTTGAGATGACTTACGATGAGTACGCAGATTATGTCAGCAGTGAGATGGACATTGATGCTATAGATATTGTCTATAAATCTCCCAAACTCATAATAAAAGATGATAAGTTGAAAGTTCTCAAAAAAAGATTAGGAACTTTTTTTGATTTTGACAGAGATATTAACAGAAACGAAAACATCAAAAAAGCTTTTGAATATGGATATACAAAAACAGAAATAGCAGATTTTTTAAATTTTAGTATCAAGACTATAAATGCAGCTTTAGAAAAATTAAGATAA
- a CDS encoding S-layer protein: MAITSTEQTSILNLVVSMFNAAPGAANLTSIAASFEANGRSLTTLANNLAMSSAFNDQFAGLVTNEAVANKMAANFGLTSGTAYTNAYNYFVQELVAGKSKATIMKAANDYLTGTHDAMFNDAAATLANKTTVAYDYSVTKQLSGATFAALQSVVSSVTSDVATVTAAIAGNTTGSTFALTIGTDTFTGTANNDTFTAGDTTATTWTVGDAIDGGAGTDTFNIIRAAAITLPTAATVTNVETVNATSGATVTLNTTTGFAGLTALNTTGVGGATVTAAATTAVSVTNADAAATAEAIAVNGGSTVSVTSTNNKLDTIAVGATTAAAGAVTVNSSSITTAANGDTMGAIAVTGGTTITVTQTAANQAATGIATIAGAVTVTGNASTTAVTVTDTQAQAGFTATTAIAGVKGHTNGAVAIADANAASATAAGTLTTVTLGSFAAATIDSSALTTVNLSGTGTSLGMGRGALTATPTANTLALNVNGLTTTGAITDSEAAADDGFTTLNIDSSTAASTIASLVAVDATTVNVAGNALLTLTDATLTSVTAINVTNTAGASFGTTAIGAAVTFTGGAGNDSMIMTTGFTKANTMGAGNDTVTYAGAAGTGGSMAAGDGTDKIIMTTAQADAVDANSTFNTKFTGFETLQISDAHTTSIDLDGINAVSKVILAAGSTAGTIGNLVSGGTVQTNATNAGATTINVKSALVGATDVLNYTLNKSSGVLAAGTVTVANVETINISVADAATAASATTGADAVIHTMTLTAAAATSIVVTGNNGLTLTASGSVAVTNFDASAIVANNTAATATAAATTDTAANLAVTYASLNATASAAVTIKGGAGNDTLTGSTAAVNIDTITGGEGADTIDGKSGADNIILTETTAAADTVNFTVPGALAATANADTITGFKTTSDKLSFDAITITGGGAIAAVAGTAATAGSVTAGALTDDTIYVISNGAVALTATGSETIASYTDLADVAAYLNEGYTSTANDDAAVFLINDLVAHKTYVYLFDEQTAGASTINSTDLALIGIVNEVASAALVAGDIA, encoded by the coding sequence ATGGCAATTACGTCAACAGAACAAACAAGCATACTTAACTTAGTAGTTAGTATGTTTAACGCAGCTCCGGGTGCTGCAAACCTAACTTCGATAGCTGCTTCTTTTGAAGCAAACGGAAGAAGCTTAACTACATTGGCTAACAACTTGGCTATGAGTTCGGCATTTAATGACCAGTTCGCTGGATTGGTTACAAACGAAGCAGTAGCAAATAAAATGGCAGCAAACTTTGGTCTTACTTCAGGTACTGCTTACACAAACGCGTATAACTATTTTGTACAAGAACTAGTTGCTGGTAAATCAAAAGCTACTATCATGAAAGCTGCAAATGATTACCTGACTGGTACACACGATGCAATGTTCAACGATGCAGCAGCAACACTTGCTAACAAAACTACGGTAGCATATGACTACTCTGTAACTAAGCAGCTTTCTGGTGCTACATTCGCTGCATTACAATCTGTTGTTAGTTCAGTTACTTCTGATGTTGCTACTGTTACTGCGGCTATAGCTGGTAATACAACAGGTTCAACATTTGCATTGACTATAGGTACAGATACTTTTACTGGTACAGCAAATAATGATACATTCACTGCAGGAGATACAACTGCAACAACTTGGACAGTTGGTGATGCTATTGACGGTGGAGCTGGTACAGATACATTTAATATTATCCGTGCTGCTGCTATTACATTGCCAACAGCTGCTACTGTAACAAATGTTGAAACAGTAAATGCAACAAGTGGTGCAACTGTAACACTTAACACAACCACAGGATTTGCAGGTTTAACTGCACTTAACACAACTGGTGTTGGCGGAGCTACTGTTACTGCTGCTGCAACAACAGCTGTTTCTGTAACAAATGCAGATGCTGCTGCTACTGCTGAAGCAATCGCTGTTAATGGTGGTTCAACTGTTTCTGTAACATCTACAAATAACAAACTTGATACTATTGCTGTTGGCGCTACAACAGCTGCTGCTGGTGCTGTAACTGTAAATTCAAGCAGTATTACAACAGCTGCTAACGGTGACACTATGGGTGCTATCGCTGTAACTGGTGGTACGACGATTACTGTAACTCAAACTGCTGCTAACCAAGCTGCAACTGGTATCGCTACTATCGCTGGTGCTGTAACAGTAACTGGTAATGCTTCTACAACGGCTGTTACAGTTACTGATACTCAAGCGCAAGCTGGTTTCACTGCAACTACTGCTATTGCTGGTGTAAAAGGTCATACAAATGGCGCTGTTGCAATCGCTGATGCAAATGCTGCTTCTGCAACTGCTGCTGGTACACTTACTACTGTAACTCTTGGAAGTTTTGCAGCTGCAACAATTGATTCAAGTGCATTAACAACTGTTAATCTTTCTGGTACAGGTACATCACTTGGTATGGGTAGAGGTGCATTAACTGCAACTCCAACTGCGAATACACTTGCTTTGAATGTTAATGGTCTTACAACAACTGGCGCAATTACAGATTCTGAAGCAGCAGCTGATGATGGTTTTACAACTTTAAACATTGACTCATCTACTGCGGCTTCTACGATTGCTTCTTTAGTTGCTGTTGATGCTACAACTGTTAATGTTGCTGGTAATGCGTTATTAACACTTACTGATGCTACACTTACTTCTGTAACTGCAATTAATGTAACTAATACAGCGGGTGCTTCATTCGGAACTACTGCTATTGGTGCAGCTGTTACATTTACTGGTGGTGCTGGTAATGATTCGATGATTATGACTACTGGATTTACAAAAGCAAACACAATGGGTGCTGGTAACGATACGGTAACTTATGCTGGTGCTGCTGGAACAGGCGGTTCTATGGCTGCTGGTGACGGTACGGATAAAATCATTATGACAACGGCACAAGCTGATGCTGTTGATGCTAACTCAACATTCAATACTAAATTTACTGGTTTTGAAACTCTACAAATTTCAGATGCTCATACTACATCAATTGACTTAGATGGTATCAATGCTGTATCAAAAGTTATTTTAGCTGCTGGTTCAACTGCTGGTACTATTGGTAATCTTGTAAGTGGTGGTACGGTTCAAACAAACGCTACTAATGCTGGTGCAACTACAATTAATGTTAAAAGTGCACTTGTAGGTGCAACAGATGTGTTGAATTATACATTAAATAAATCAAGCGGTGTGTTAGCTGCTGGTACAGTTACGGTTGCAAATGTTGAAACTATTAACATTAGCGTTGCAGATGCTGCTACGGCTGCAAGTGCAACAACTGGTGCTGATGCTGTAATTCACACAATGACGCTTACTGCTGCTGCTGCAACTTCAATTGTTGTAACTGGTAACAATGGTCTTACTTTAACTGCTTCAGGAAGTGTTGCAGTAACAAACTTTGATGCTTCTGCTATCGTAGCAAATAACACTGCTGCAACTGCAACAGCTGCTGCAACTACGGATACTGCTGCTAACTTGGCTGTAACATATGCTTCTTTAAATGCAACGGCTTCTGCTGCTGTAACAATCAAAGGTGGAGCTGGTAACGATACATTGACAGGTTCTACTGCTGCGGTAAATATTGATACTATCACTGGTGGAGAAGGTGCAGATACGATTGATGGTAAAAGTGGTGCGGATAATATTATATTAACGGAAACTACTGCTGCTGCAGATACTGTTAACTTTACTGTTCCGGGTGCATTAGCTGCTACTGCAAATGCTGACACTATTACAGGTTTTAAAACAACTAGTGATAAATTATCTTTTGATGCTATTACTATTACAGGTGGTGGTGCAATAGCTGCTGTTGCTGGTACTGCTGCTACTGCTGGTTCAGTAACTGCTGGTGCATTAACTGATGATACAATTTATGTTATCTCTAACGGTGCTGTTGCTCTTACTGCTACTGGTTCAGAAACAATTGCTAGTTATACTGATTTAGCTGATGTTGCTGCTTACTTAAATGAAGGTTATACTTCAACTGCTAATGACGATGCTGCTGTATTCCTTATCAATGACTTAGTTGCACATAAAACATATGTGTATCTATTCGATGAGCAAACTGCTGGTGCATCAACTATTAATTCAACTGATTTAGCATTAATTGGTATAGTAAACGAAGTAGCTTCTGCTGCTCTTGTTGCTGGAGATATTGCTTAA
- a CDS encoding ABC transporter permease, which yields MIKKKIQTYGYLIKELSVREIYSKYKGSLLGIFWAVLTPLAMLFVFSFVFGEIFRAKWPGSESGSKAEFAINLYIGLSVFWFFADVLGKAPSLIVSVPNFVKKVVFPLEILPVVSLLSALFHLCINIVIITAAVLITKGGIPLSVVVLPIVMVVTFPLLAGAGLLFGALGVYARDIATVMGVVINMLMFLSPVFYPLSAIPQNLQWLFELNPVTLIIESCRGAFMYGVYPEWGKLGVYLVCSLLVWFLGYKVFNATRGGFGDVI from the coding sequence ATGATAAAAAAAAAGATACAAACTTACGGTTATTTGATAAAAGAGTTGAGTGTTCGGGAGATATATAGTAAATATAAAGGTTCTTTGCTGGGGATTTTTTGGGCGGTGCTTACGCCTTTGGCTATGCTTTTTGTTTTTTCTTTCGTGTTTGGGGAGATATTTAGAGCGAAGTGGCCCGGGAGTGAGTCGGGCAGCAAGGCGGAGTTTGCCATAAACTTATATATAGGGCTTAGCGTGTTTTGGTTTTTTGCAGATGTGTTGGGCAAGGCTCCAAGTTTGATAGTGTCCGTGCCGAACTTTGTGAAGAAAGTCGTTTTTCCTTTGGAGATACTTCCCGTGGTATCTCTTTTGTCTGCTTTGTTTCATCTTTGCATAAATATAGTTATCATAACGGCAGCGGTTCTTATAACCAAAGGGGGGATTCCTCTTAGCGTGGTTGTCTTGCCGATAGTTATGGTTGTGACTTTTCCTCTTTTAGCGGGGGCGGGTTTGCTTTTTGGTGCTTTGGGTGTTTATGCCAGAGATATAGCAACCGTTATGGGGGTGGTTATAAATATGTTGATGTTTCTTTCTCCTGTTTTTTATCCACTGAGTGCCATACCTCAAAACTTGCAGTGGCTTTTTGAGCTTAACCCTGTAACACTCATCATAGAGAGCTGCAGAGGTGCATTTATGTATGGTGTTTATCCTGAGTGGGGGAAGCTGGGGGTTTATCTGGTTTGTTCTTTGCTTGTGTGGTTTTTGGGATATAAAGTTTTTAATGCTACAAGAGGAGGGTTTGGGGATGTCATCTAA